The following are encoded together in the Campylobacter devanensis genome:
- the pseA gene encoding pseudaminic acid biosynthesis protein PseA: protein MKFCKRCVMPDTKPNLNFDEDGICDACRSQETKNRDIDWQSRKAELLEIVKKHKKHPIYDCVIGVSGGKDSTFQVLTMLNLGLKPLCVCFEPTIPTKVGRKNLKNLNGIGVDIIHIKRDPNVYKKLAKAAFKKTGDNEWQNHLGIFSCVPRIAVSFGIPLIIWGESPQLEYGGPASSKDNNILDKAWLDRFGGLLGSSIEDMIGVDGLTQKDLYFYTYPSDEELKRVNVTGVFLGYYVKWNYKENLRIAKEHGFSCSDRPVETTYENFENLDCYSNHLHDYLKYCKYGFGRATDNACIDIRLGYIDREEGVRLVNKYDGKPPKKAIKKYLEYSGFSDDEFWEIVDSFTNKDIFKCDENGKFLRDIDGSLIRKENTILK from the coding sequence ATGAAATTCTGTAAAAGATGTGTCATGCCAGATACCAAGCCAAATTTAAATTTCGATGAAGATGGAATTTGCGATGCTTGTAGATCTCAAGAGACAAAAAATAGGGATATTGATTGGCAAAGTAGAAAGGCTGAATTATTAGAGATTGTTAAAAAACATAAAAAGCACCCAATTTATGATTGTGTGATTGGAGTAAGTGGTGGCAAGGATTCTACTTTTCAAGTTTTAACAATGTTAAATTTGGGTCTTAAACCACTTTGTGTATGCTTTGAGCCGACTATTCCAACGAAAGTAGGTCGCAAAAATTTAAAGAATTTAAATGGCATAGGTGTAGATATTATCCATATAAAAAGAGATCCAAATGTCTATAAAAAACTGGCCAAAGCAGCTTTTAAAAAAACTGGAGATAATGAGTGGCAAAACCATCTTGGGATATTCTCTTGTGTGCCACGCATTGCTGTGAGTTTTGGAATTCCATTAATAATTTGGGGTGAAAGTCCGCAATTAGAGTATGGTGGCCCAGCTTCATCAAAGGATAATAATATCTTAGATAAAGCTTGGCTAGATAGATTTGGCGGGCTTTTAGGAAGTAGTATAGAAGATATGATAGGTGTAGATGGTCTTACTCAAAAAGATCTATATTTTTACACTTACCCAAGTGACGAAGAGTTAAAAAGGGTAAATGTAACTGGTGTATTCTTAGGGTATTATGTAAAATGGAATTATAAAGAGAATTTAAGGATTGCCAAAGAGCATGGCTTTAGCTGTTCTGATCGCCCAGTAGAGACTACATATGAAAATTTTGAGAATTTGGATTGCTATTCTAATCATCTACATGATTATTTAAAATATTGCAAATACGGCTTTGGTAGAGCCACTGATAATGCGTGTATCGATATTAGATTGGGTTATATAGATAGAGAAGAGGGCGTAAGATTAGTAAATAAATATGATGGTAAACCGCCTAAAAAGGCTATTAAAAAATATCTTGAGTATAGCGGATTTAGCGATGATGAGTTTTGGGAAATTGTAGATTCATTTACCAATAAAGATATATTTAAATGTGATGAAAATGGCAAATTTTTGCGTGATATAGATGGCTCATTAATCCGCAAAGAAAATACAATACTCAAATAA
- the cysK gene encoding cysteine synthase A, producing MKIANSVSELIGNTPLIKINKFGVEANILAKCEFLNPSHSVKDRIALNMIESAIATNKIDKSTTIIEPTSGNTGVGLAMIAAERGLKIILTMPSSMSIERQKLLKAFGAELVLTDPKYGMQGAVDEALRLSKEIPNSFIPSQFDNPANPEMHKKTTALEIWNDTDGKVDILVAGFGTGGTVSGVGEILKSKNPNIKVIAVEPAKSPLLSKGEAGPHMIQGIGANFIPKNLNRDVIDEFLTVSNEDAIATAKALAQKEGLLVGISSGANIYAASQVAKANPGKTIVTILCDTGERYLSTVLYD from the coding sequence ATGAAAATTGCAAATAGCGTAAGCGAATTAATCGGCAACACTCCGCTTATCAAAATAAATAAATTCGGCGTTGAGGCTAATATTTTAGCTAAATGCGAATTTCTAAATCCTAGCCACTCGGTTAAAGATAGAATCGCTTTAAATATGATTGAGAGCGCAATCGCAACTAATAAAATTGATAAAAGCACTACAATCATAGAACCAACAAGTGGCAACACAGGTGTAGGCCTAGCTATGATAGCAGCTGAGCGTGGGCTTAAAATTATTTTAACAATGCCAAGCTCAATGAGTATTGAGCGCCAAAAATTACTTAAAGCATTTGGTGCTGAGCTAGTATTAACAGATCCAAAATATGGTATGCAAGGTGCTGTAGATGAAGCATTAAGGTTATCAAAAGAGATACCAAATAGCTTTATCCCAAGTCAATTTGATAACCCTGCAAACCCAGAAATGCATAAAAAGACAACCGCACTTGAAATTTGGAATGATACAGATGGTAAGGTTGATATATTAGTCGCTGGATTTGGTACTGGCGGGACGGTAAGCGGTGTTGGCGAGATACTAAAATCTAAAAATCCAAATATCAAAGTAATCGCCGTTGAACCAGCCAAATCTCCACTTCTAAGCAAAGGTGAAGCCGGCCCACATATGATCCAAGGTATAGGTGCTAACTTCATACCAAAAAATTTAAATAGAGATGTTATAGATGAGTTTTTAACTGTCTCAAATGAAGATGCTATCGCAACTGCTAAAGCATTAGCTCAAAAAGAAGGATTATTAGTCGGGATATCAAGTGGAGCAAATATATACGCCGCTAGCCAAGTAGCAAAGGCAAATCCAGGCAAAACAATCGTAACAATCTTATGCGATACTGGCGAGAGATATCTATCAACTGTGCTTTATGATTAA
- the lptB gene encoding LPS export ABC transporter ATP-binding protein yields MHRLEVLNLKKNIKKTNIINGVSLEIKSGEVVGLLGPNGAGKTTTFYMICGLILPSSGQIMLDGKDITSNPLHKRAMQGIGYLPQESSIFKDLTVEENLTLAAQIVYKDSKSIDAKVEEMLNLLNIEPIRSRKGLSLSGGERRRCEIARSLMIMPKFLLLDEPFAGVDPIAVADIQSIINDLKKLNIGILITDHNVRETLAICDRAYVIKSGTLLASGSAKEVANNQLVRTHYLGEEFRLLD; encoded by the coding sequence ATGCATAGATTAGAAGTCTTAAATTTAAAGAAAAATATTAAAAAAACAAATATTATAAACGGTGTTTCGTTAGAGATTAAAAGCGGTGAAGTCGTAGGACTTTTAGGGCCAAATGGTGCTGGTAAAACTACGACATTTTATATGATTTGCGGATTAATCTTGCCTAGTAGTGGACAGATTATGCTAGATGGTAAAGATATAACGTCTAATCCATTACATAAAAGAGCTATGCAAGGTATTGGCTATTTACCTCAAGAAAGTAGTATTTTTAAGGATTTAACAGTTGAAGAAAATCTAACTTTAGCAGCACAAATAGTATATAAAGATAGCAAAAGCATCGATGCAAAGGTTGAAGAGATGCTAAATTTGCTAAATATAGAGCCGATTCGTTCTAGAAAAGGGCTTAGTCTAAGTGGCGGTGAGAGGCGAAGATGTGAAATTGCTAGAAGTTTGATGATTATGCCTAAATTTTTACTACTTGATGAACCTTTTGCTGGGGTTGACCCAATTGCAGTAGCTGATATTCAAAGTATTATAAATGATTTAAAAAAGCTAAATATTGGAATCTTAATCACTGATCATAATGTGCGTGAAACTTTAGCAATCTGCGATAGAGCTTATGTAATAAAAAGTGGAACGCTGCTAGCTAGTGGAAGCGCAAAAGAGGTGGCAAATAATCAGCTTGTTAGAACCCATTATCTGGGTGAAGAGTTTAGATTGTTAGACTAA
- a CDS encoding argininosuccinate synthase translates to MKAKDVKKVVLAYSGGLDTSIILKWLQDEYKCEVVTFTADIGQGEEVEPARAKAISLGIKPENIFIEDLKEEFVRDFVFPMFRANAIYEGEYLLGTSIARPLIAKRLVEIAAKTGADCISHGATGKGNDQVRFEIGAYALNPNIKVIAPWREWDLDSREKLLAYAAKHGIDISKKKGKSPYSMDANLLHISYEGLILEDPNNAPEDDMWRWTTSPKDAPNESEIIEITYKNGDPVALNGKELNPSQMLQELNRLGAKHGIGRLDIVENRYVGMKSRGCYETPGGTIMLKAHRAIESITLDREAAHLKDELMPRYAKLIYNGYWFSPERKMLQAAIDESQKHVNGVVRVELYKGNVIIIGRDSKSDNLFNEAYCTFEEDSVYDQKDANGFIKLNALRFIIAGKNGRKID, encoded by the coding sequence ATGAAAGCAAAAGATGTCAAAAAGGTAGTTTTGGCCTATAGTGGCGGACTTGATACTAGTATAATTTTAAAGTGGCTACAAGATGAGTATAAATGCGAAGTTGTTACATTTACAGCTGATATCGGTCAAGGCGAAGAGGTAGAGCCAGCAAGAGCAAAAGCGATTAGCCTTGGTATAAAACCTGAAAATATATTTATTGAAGATCTTAAAGAAGAGTTTGTGCGTGACTTTGTATTTCCTATGTTTAGGGCAAATGCTATATATGAAGGTGAGTATCTTTTAGGCACATCGATTGCTAGACCATTAATAGCTAAAAGACTTGTAGAGATAGCAGCAAAGACTGGGGCTGATTGTATCAGCCATGGTGCTACGGGCAAGGGAAATGATCAAGTTAGATTTGAGATTGGTGCTTATGCTTTAAATCCAAATATCAAAGTTATTGCCCCTTGGAGAGAGTGGGATCTAGATAGTCGTGAAAAACTTCTAGCTTACGCTGCAAAACATGGAATAGATATTAGCAAGAAAAAGGGTAAATCTCCATACTCAATGGATGCGAATTTGCTTCATATATCTTATGAAGGGTTGATTTTAGAAGATCCAAATAACGCACCTGAAGATGATATGTGGCGTTGGACTACAAGTCCAAAAGATGCTCCAAATGAGAGTGAAATCATTGAAATCACATACAAAAATGGCGATCCAGTAGCACTAAATGGCAAAGAGTTAAATCCTAGCCAAATGCTTCAAGAGCTAAATAGACTTGGTGCTAAGCATGGTATCGGCAGACTTGATATAGTCGAAAATCGCTATGTAGGGATGAAAAGCCGTGGCTGCTATGAAACCCCAGGTGGGACTATAATGCTAAAAGCTCATAGGGCAATTGAGAGTATAACCTTAGATAGAGAGGCAGCTCATTTAAAAGATGAATTAATGCCAAGATATGCTAAATTAATCTACAATGGATATTGGTTTTCTCCAGAAAGAAAGATGCTTCAAGCCGCTATCGATGAGAGCCAAAAGCATGTAAATGGAGTAGTAAGAGTAGAATTATATAAAGGCAATGTTATAATAATCGGTAGAGATAGCAAGAGCGATAATCTATTTAACGAAGCTTATTGCACCTTTGAAGAAGATAGTGTATATGACCAAAAAGATGCAAATGGATTTATCAAACTAAATGCTCTTCGTTTTATCATCGCTGGTAAAAATGGTAGAAAAATTGATTAA
- a CDS encoding O-acetylhomoserine aminocarboxypropyltransferase/cysteine synthase family protein: protein MQKETLATHYGYDTKVGTGAMSVPIYQSTAYDFGTAETAANRFALKELGPIYSRLTNPTLDIFEARIAALEGGKAAISTSSGQAAIFFAIANLAEAGDNIIVAKKIYGGATTLLTHTIKRFGIKAKIFDSDSADDLEGLIDDKTKAIFFETLSNPQIAIANVEKIVEIANKYGVVTVADNTVATPILFNPIKKGVDVVVHSASKYISGQGISVAGAIVAGEQLNQKLVGNKRYDHFNLADESYHGLVYADLVGAFDIYTLRIRLSLLRDIGATLSAFNAWQLIQGLETLSIRVKEHSKNALKVAEFLESHPKVKSVNYPGLKSSNLNAYVKANFTDGLASGLLSFEVVDYETAKKVLDSVKIFSVVVNIGDSKSIITHPASTTHQQIPVDELAATGISPGLIRLSIGLENADDLISDLQEALK from the coding sequence ATGCAAAAGGAAACTTTAGCAACACATTATGGTTATGATACAAAGGTTGGCACAGGTGCTATGTCAGTGCCTATTTATCAAAGTACAGCTTATGATTTTGGTACAGCTGAGACTGCGGCAAATAGATTTGCTCTAAAAGAGCTTGGGCCTATATATTCTCGTCTTACAAACCCAACTCTTGATATATTTGAAGCTCGTATTGCAGCTCTTGAAGGTGGTAAAGCGGCTATTAGCACTTCAAGTGGTCAAGCAGCAATATTCTTTGCAATTGCAAATTTAGCTGAAGCTGGCGACAATATAATAGTAGCTAAGAAAATTTATGGTGGTGCCACTACACTTCTAACTCACACTATTAAAAGATTTGGTATAAAAGCTAAAATTTTTGATTCTGATAGTGCTGATGATTTAGAAGGCTTGATAGATGATAAAACCAAGGCTATATTCTTTGAAACTCTATCAAATCCGCAAATAGCTATCGCAAATGTAGAAAAAATCGTTGAAATAGCTAACAAATATGGCGTAGTGACAGTAGCTGATAATACAGTTGCGACTCCAATTTTATTTAACCCAATCAAAAAAGGCGTAGATGTCGTAGTTCATAGTGCTAGCAAATATATCAGCGGACAAGGTATTAGCGTAGCTGGTGCCATCGTAGCTGGCGAACAACTAAACCAAAAATTAGTCGGCAACAAAAGATATGACCACTTCAATCTAGCCGATGAGAGCTATCACGGCTTAGTATATGCTGATTTGGTGGGGGCTTTTGATATCTATACTTTAAGAATTCGCCTAAGCCTATTAAGAGATATTGGCGCTACACTTTCAGCATTTAACGCTTGGCAATTAATACAAGGCTTAGAAACTCTAAGTATCAGAGTCAAAGAGCACTCTAAAAACGCACTAAAAGTAGCTGAGTTCTTAGAATCTCATCCAAAGGTAAAATCTGTAAATTACCCAGGCTTAAAAAGCTCAAATTTAAACGCATATGTCAAAGCTAATTTCACAGATGGCCTAGCTAGTGGGCTTTTAAGCTTTGAAGTAGTTGATTATGAAACAGCTAAAAAAGTGTTAGATAGCGTCAAAATCTTTAGCGTAGTCGTAAATATCGGTGATAGTAAATCCATAATCACTCACCCAGCTAGCACAACTCATCAACAAATTCCGGTTGATGAATTAGCAGCTACTGGCATTAGCCCAGGCTTAATACGCTTAAGCATAGGCCTAGAAAACGCTGATGATTTAATAAGCGATCTTCAAGAAGCATTAAAATGA
- a CDS encoding FtsW/RodA/SpoVE family cell cycle protein encodes MYEVDSRLFYACIVLIAIGMIFSLSLPAFTVLYYDYSSYHFFLRQFVVGFVGIFIMWKLSQIDPDKRCIGSLTTFEVIGFTLFFGSFLAMIVMQFLPTSLVPVTGGAKRWIRLGPISLSPVEFFKIGFVFFLAWSFTRKLDHNKKRLKDEFVLLFPYFILFAIAVFLIAILQKDLGQVVVLALTLIVLATFAGTSKRFFGLFGLAGVILVFFAIITQEHRIRRFQSWWVTNQDFVLSFLPASMADILRVSGAEEPYQIGHSLNAIYHGGFFGVGLGNGTFKLGFLSEVHTDFVLAGIAEEIGFIGIFCITLMMIYVIFRILKISSRNKNRVYHLFGLGVGTIITMAFLINSYGITSITPIKGIAVPFLSYGGSSILALCVGIGMVLMISKKADLS; translated from the coding sequence ATGTATGAGGTAGATTCTAGGCTATTTTATGCTTGTATTGTGCTGATTGCTATTGGAATGATATTTTCGCTCTCATTGCCAGCTTTTACTGTGCTTTATTACGATTATTCTAGTTATCATTTTTTCCTTAGGCAGTTTGTGGTTGGATTTGTGGGGATTTTTATTATGTGGAAGCTCTCACAAATAGACCCAGATAAGCGTTGTATTGGTTCACTTACAACATTTGAAGTAATTGGTTTTACGCTATTTTTTGGTTCATTTTTAGCAATGATTGTGATGCAATTTTTACCCACATCGCTTGTACCAGTTACTGGTGGGGCAAAGCGTTGGATACGGCTTGGTCCAATTTCTCTCTCTCCGGTTGAATTTTTTAAAATCGGTTTTGTGTTTTTTTTAGCATGGAGTTTTACACGCAAACTAGATCACAATAAAAAGCGTTTAAAAGATGAGTTTGTCTTACTTTTTCCATATTTTATTTTATTTGCTATTGCGGTATTTTTGATCGCAATTTTACAAAAAGATCTAGGTCAAGTGGTGGTTTTGGCACTAACTTTGATAGTTTTGGCGACATTTGCCGGGACTAGTAAGAGATTTTTTGGTTTGTTTGGTTTGGCTGGGGTGATTTTAGTGTTTTTTGCTATTATAACCCAAGAGCATAGGATTAGGAGATTTCAGTCTTGGTGGGTAACAAATCAAGATTTTGTATTGTCATTTTTACCTGCTAGTATGGCTGATATTTTAAGAGTTAGCGGAGCAGAAGAGCCATATCAAATAGGCCACTCACTAAATGCAATTTATCATGGTGGGTTTTTTGGTGTGGGGCTTGGTAATGGGACTTTTAAGCTTGGATTTTTAAGTGAGGTTCACACAGATTTTGTGCTTGCTGGAATTGCTGAAGAAATTGGATTTATTGGTATTTTTTGTATTACTTTGATGATGATTTATGTAATTTTTAGAATACTTAAGATCTCTTCAAGAAACAAAAATAGAGTATATCATCTATTTGGGCTAGGTGTTGGTACGATTATTACTATGGCATTTTTGATTAATTCATATGGCATTACATCAATTACGCCAATTAAAGGGATTGCTGTTCCGTTTTTAAGTTATGGTGGTAGCTCTATTTTAGCACTTTGTGTAGGAATTGGAATGGTACTTATGATTAGTAAAAAGGCAGATTTATCATGA
- a CDS encoding RNA-binding S4 domain-containing protein, translating to MRVDKFLNTVNITKRRAISEDMCKSGVVSINGIVAKPSKDVKIGDKITIKFIAKEVSYEVVAIPATKSIPKSDQNSYVKEI from the coding sequence ATGAGAGTAGATAAATTTTTAAATACAGTTAATATTACTAAGCGTAGAGCCATTAGCGAAGATATGTGTAAAAGTGGCGTTGTGAGTATCAATGGTATTGTAGCAAAACCTAGCAAAGATGTTAAAATTGGCGATAAGATTACGATTAAATTTATTGCTAAAGAGGTGAGCTATGAGGTTGTAGCTATTCCAGCAACTAAATCAATTCCAAAAAGCGATCAAAATAGCTATGTTAAAGAGATTTAA
- a CDS encoding UDP-N-acetylglucosamine--N-acetylmuramyl-(pentapeptide) pyrophosphoryl-undecaprenol N-acetylglucosamine transferase — MIAITGGGTGGHLAIARALGRELNLRGLKAIFIGSSSGQDRMWFEDSDIFEACYFLDSSGVVNKRGFGKVLSLVNILNLAFKCKHIFDTHGIKMIISVGGYSAAPAAIGAIIYNKRLYIHEQNAIIGRLNLLLKPFAKGFFSSYFKPKFDYPVDDRFFKIARIRQDFKVILFLGGSQGANFINTLALNLAPNLAQNGIKIIHQCGQKEYDAMIRKYQELNIEAEVFAFSKDIEHYMNRADFCISRAGASTIWELCAAGLPTIFIPFPYAANNHQFYNAKFLCDQGAGMIVSQDELNLDSVKEMIYSANLKEISQKLLNLIDKNGSKIIINEILKNCKK, encoded by the coding sequence ATGATTGCTATAACCGGTGGTGGAACTGGCGGGCATTTGGCTATTGCTAGAGCGCTTGGACGTGAGCTAAATTTGCGTGGCCTTAAAGCTATTTTTATTGGTTCAAGTAGTGGGCAAGATAGAATGTGGTTTGAAGATTCAGATATATTTGAAGCTTGCTATTTTTTAGATAGTAGTGGTGTAGTAAATAAACGTGGATTTGGCAAGGTATTATCTTTAGTTAATATTTTAAATTTAGCATTTAAATGTAAGCATATTTTTGATACTCATGGCATTAAAATGATAATTAGTGTAGGCGGATATAGTGCAGCACCTGCGGCTATTGGAGCGATTATATATAATAAAAGGCTATATATTCACGAGCAAAATGCAATAATTGGTAGATTAAATTTATTGTTAAAACCGTTTGCTAAAGGATTTTTTAGCTCATATTTTAAGCCAAAATTTGATTATCCAGTGGATGATAGATTTTTTAAAATTGCTAGAATTAGGCAAGATTTTAAAGTAATTTTATTTTTAGGTGGTTCACAAGGAGCTAATTTTATTAATACTTTAGCATTAAATTTAGCTCCAAATTTAGCCCAAAATGGTATAAAAATTATTCATCAATGTGGCCAAAAAGAGTATGATGCAATGATACGTAAATATCAAGAACTAAATATAGAGGCTGAAGTTTTTGCTTTTAGTAAAGATATTGAACATTATATGAATAGAGCTGATTTTTGTATTAGTAGGGCTGGGGCTAGCACTATTTGGGAACTTTGTGCGGCTGGGTTACCTACGATTTTTATTCCATTTCCTTATGCTGCTAATAATCATCAATTTTATAATGCAAAATTTTTGTGCGATCAAGGTGCTGGAATGATTGTAAGTCAAGATGAGTTAAATTTAGATAGTGTAAAAGAGATGATTTATAGTGCAAATTTAAAAGAAATTTCTCAAAAACTATTAAATTTAATAGATAAAAACGGCTCAAAAATTATCATTAATGAGATTTTGAAAAATTGTAAAAAATAG
- a CDS encoding RrF2 family transcriptional regulator: MSLLTTKGVYGLMAILEISKGDRSNPISLKDISLAINVSKNYLEQLLNSLRKDGIVGSIKGIKGGYYLSKPIDEITLYDLFNSLENEFNLINIELENNLYNLFFKEYNDKLKELFMQPLSSIKIDQAQAGKYLNYII, encoded by the coding sequence ATGAGCCTACTTACAACCAAAGGTGTGTATGGCTTGATGGCTATTCTCGAGATATCAAAAGGAGATAGAAGCAATCCTATCTCCTTAAAAGATATCTCATTAGCTATAAATGTTTCAAAAAACTATTTAGAACAACTCTTAAATAGTCTTCGCAAAGATGGTATAGTAGGTAGCATTAAAGGAATTAAGGGTGGGTATTATCTTAGCAAACCTATAGATGAGATCACCCTTTATGATCTATTTAACAGCTTAGAAAATGAATTTAATCTAATAAATATAGAGTTAGAAAATAATCTATATAATCTATTTTTCAAAGAGTATAATGATAAGTTAAAAGAGCTTTTTATGCAGCCTTTAAGCAGTATTAAAATAGATCAAGCTCAAGCTGGTAAATATCTGAACTATATAATTTAA
- a CDS encoding HU family DNA-binding protein — protein sequence MTKAEFVGLVAAKASLTKKDAEAALDGVLETISEVLTKGDSVTFVGFGTFSISERAARTAKVPSTGKEVKVPAKKVVKFKVGKNLKDAVASCKTCKKK from the coding sequence ATGACAAAAGCAGAATTTGTAGGCCTAGTAGCTGCTAAAGCCAGCTTAACTAAAAAAGATGCAGAAGCTGCACTTGATGGTGTGCTTGAGACAATTAGCGAAGTGCTAACAAAAGGCGATAGCGTAACTTTTGTTGGTTTTGGTACTTTTAGTATATCAGAAAGAGCTGCTAGAACAGCTAAAGTTCCAAGTACTGGTAAAGAAGTTAAAGTTCCAGCTAAAAAAGTTGTTAAATTTAAAGTTGGTAAAAATTTAAAAGATGCAGTTGCTAGCTGCAAAACTTGTAAGAAAAAATAA
- the tsaE gene encoding tRNA (adenosine(37)-N6)-threonylcarbamoyltransferase complex ATPase subunit type 1 TsaE — translation MLKRFKLGLNELDTLINELPNSGIIALRGNLASGKTTLSKAIINKNNPAIVTSPTFSIMQDYGQIYHYDIYQGGFEAIKRNGLYENLYEDGLHIVEWADDELLKFANKNGLDICIVDIIVSGNERVYEVRYA, via the coding sequence ATGTTAAAGAGATTTAAGTTAGGCTTAAATGAGCTAGATACTCTTATAAATGAGTTACCAAATAGTGGAATTATTGCCCTTAGAGGTAATCTAGCCAGTGGCAAAACAACACTTAGTAAAGCTATCATAAATAAGAATAATCCAGCTATTGTAACCTCTCCAACTTTTAGTATAATGCAAGATTATGGTCAAATTTACCATTATGATATTTATCAGGGCGGATTTGAGGCTATTAAAAGAAATGGTCTGTATGAGAATTTATATGAAGATGGTTTACATATTGTTGAATGGGCCGATGATGAGCTGCTTAAATTTGCTAACAAAAATGGGTTAGATATCTGTATTGTGGATATTATAGTTAGTGGGAATGAGAGAGTTTATGAGGTAAGATATGCATAG
- a CDS encoding tyrosine-type recombinase/integrase, with the protein MKYKLDCKDNFKSSMLFWLGRFVKYKLNSLSNKELKDPKALASINLALSKNIDNIDELDILAKAARNAGLTGINTYFNPLKKIYETLCYYELESITQIDEDLISEVLASCTGSLSDASKKNYRIAAINFFSYLSKQNEENGKSHIFDIELKNWGGISGRRGAKLPEFMGEDEVKRFIAAIDTAEFKSNTHRNRLIIKIIIFTGMRVSEAINLKRKDISQEGDLYIIRIRGKGNKYRVVMVKKHLIDTLLDSMAINYINQDGYIFVNRNGGKLTQAYVSRIVEQILFQAGIRKGKNGAHMLRHTFATMLYKKQKDLVLVQEALGHASLDTSRIYTHFDSDKLKLAAKVAEELND; encoded by the coding sequence ATGAAGTATAAGTTAGATTGTAAAGATAATTTCAAAAGCTCTATGCTATTTTGGCTTGGTAGGTTTGTAAAGTATAAGTTAAATTCTTTATCAAATAAAGAATTAAAAGATCCTAAAGCCCTAGCTAGTATCAATTTAGCTCTATCAAAGAATATAGATAATATTGATGAGCTTGATATTTTAGCAAAGGCTGCTAGAAATGCAGGATTAACAGGGATAAATACATATTTTAACCCACTGAAAAAAATTTACGAAACGCTATGTTATTATGAATTAGAAAGCATTACACAGATTGATGAGGATTTAATCAGTGAGGTGTTAGCTAGTTGCACTGGCTCATTAAGCGATGCGAGTAAGAAAAATTATAGGATAGCGGCTATAAATTTTTTTAGTTATTTAAGCAAACAAAATGAAGAAAATGGCAAATCTCATATATTTGATATTGAGCTTAAAAATTGGGGTGGAATTAGCGGAAGGCGTGGTGCTAAGCTGCCTGAATTTATGGGTGAGGATGAAGTAAAGAGATTTATAGCGGCTATTGATACGGCTGAATTTAAGAGCAATACGCATAGAAATAGATTAATTATAAAGATTATTATTTTTACTGGAATGCGTGTGAGCGAAGCTATAAATTTAAAACGAAAAGATATTAGCCAAGAGGGCGATTTGTATATCATTAGGATACGAGGCAAGGGCAATAAATATAGGGTTGTGATGGTCAAAAAACATCTCATAGATACGCTTTTAGACTCTATGGCTATCAACTATATAAATCAAGATGGATATATATTTGTCAATCGCAATGGTGGAAAATTAACCCAAGCTTATGTGAGTAGGATAGTGGAGCAAATTTTATTTCAAGCTGGCATTAGAAAGGGCAAAAATGGCGCTCACATGCTTAGGCACACATTTGCCACAATGCTATATAAAAAGCAAAAAGACCTAGTCTTGGTCCAAGAAGCACTAGGTCACGCTAGTCTAGACACATCTAGAATTTACACACATTTTGATAGTGATAAGCTCAAATTAGCCGCCAAAGTGGCTGAAGAGTTAAATGATTAG